Below is a genomic region from Gadus chalcogrammus isolate NIFS_2021 chromosome 19, NIFS_Gcha_1.0, whole genome shotgun sequence.
TGGAGGCACAtaagaggcagcagcagctcatCCTGCGGCGCAAGAACGAGGAGGTGAGGAACGGAGACCACCGAGCCACCGTCTGAGGCCAATGGCTATGTCTCTTTctattgttgttatttattttattttatttatcttgttgttttttaatgactTCTGTGTACCTTTTGAACAGTTTCCTTGACTGCCGAGAAAGGCGCCTTCAAATTGaacgtattattattattattattattattgattaattaattaattcttaATTGTGTCATCGTTAAGAGCTAAGCGATGACACAAACCAAACCTCAGGGGTCAGTTAACGAGCCgctcccctggggggggggggttcccctCCGTGCGGACGGTGTGatgacttcctgtttcctgttgcCCAGGTGACGGCCCTGAGACGGCAGGTGAGGCCGTCCTCAGGTAAGGTGGGCCGGAAGGTCAGCCTACCTGAGCCGCTGCCAGACCCCGCCCAGCGGCCCCCCACAGGGGGAAGACTGCCGgggcccgcccccgcccccgccaacggagccaggtgtgtgtgtgtgtgtgtgtgtgtgtgtgtgtgtgtgtgtgtgtgtgtgtgtgtgtgtgtgtgtgtgtgtgtgtgtgtgtgtgtgtgtgtgtgtgtgtgtgtgtgtgtgtgtgtgtgtggggggtatgTGAGAATGGGAAAACCCTGTTATTAACCGTTTTAAAATTAAGTCGATGACCGACTGATTCTCCCTCCCCACGTACACAGGAAGTCCCCGGTGCAGACAGGAAGTGCTCCCACCAAGCGCGCGGCCCGTGGGAAGTGGCAGTCCCTGGAGCGGCGCATCAGTGACATCATCATGCAGAGGATGACCCTCTCCAACATGGAGGCCGACATGAACCGCCTGCTGAAGGTGACCTCACTAACATGGAGGCCTAGCTCGTTAGCTTAGCGTAACCTTAAGTTTTTACACCTTTGTTACACACTtccactctgacacacacacacacacacacacacacacacacacacacacacacacacacacacacacacacacacacacacacacacacacacacaggaacactcaaacacacacacacaacaataatcAGTCCTGTTGGGTTTCCTCTCGGGTTTCCTCCCAAACCTGCTCTGAACCGCTCACTCATAGAATCTAGGTGtttcaaaacacaaataaaatcaaacttttactttgaaaatctCTGCCCCCAGAAACGGGAGGAGCTGACCCGGCGCAGCGAGCGGGTGAGCAGGAAGCGAGAGAAGATGGTGGTGGACGGGGCGGACGCCGACCGCTCGCTGCCCTCGctccaggaggagctggagtcGCTCGCCGCCAACATCGACTACATCAACGACAGCATCGCCGACTGCCAGGCCAACATCATGCAGATAGAGGAGGCTAAGGTCAGGAGCAGGGGGTTCTGGGTAATGTAGTTAATTAAAGGTTATATTAACAACATCGACTACATCAACGACAGCATCTCCGACTGCCTGGCCAACATCATGCAGATAGAGGAGGCTAAGGTCAGGAGCAGGGGGTTCTGGGTAATGTAGTTAATAAAAGGATACACAGGATTACCAACATCGACTACATCATGCAGATAAAGGAGGCTACGGTCAGGAGCAGGGGCTTCTGGGTAATGTAGTTTATTAGAGGATATAGTACCGACATCCACCACATCATGCAAATTCAGGAGGCTAAGGTCAGGAGCAGGGGCTTCTGGGTAATGTAGTTTGTAGTTAATTAGTGAAATGATTATTGATATATTACGAACAGGGATACACGCAgatagaggcacacacacacgcacactcactcactcactcactcactcactcactcactcactcactcactcactcactcactcacccacccacccactcactcactcactcactcactcactcactcactcactcacccacccacccactcactcactcatttactaactcactcactcatttactaactcactcagtcactcacacacacacacacacacacacaggatattaATCAAAGGGATTCTGGGTAATGCAGTTTCGTTCATTGTGTATGGAAAATGAGCAACTACACGGTAGCATGCGAATTGGTGTTGGGGTAGTCAAGTGTTTAAGCTATTATACTCACAGTAGACTGTAGAGTTACCCCTTGCAAAAATAACCTCCTACCTTAATGAATTACATATACTGTACAGAGATCTTGAAGTCATTTTAACCTGTAGGTGGCAGCAGACCGACGCTAGTAACATCgttgggattgtgtgtgtttgtgtgtgtttctctcctgatgtgagacaggaggagggagacactTTGGACGTAACCACGGTGATCAGCTCCTGTAGCCTATCAGaggcccgcctcctcctcgATCACCTCATCTCCATGTCCATCAATAAGGTACCCTCTCAGATCCAGAACATAGTCAGCACCGCAACATACTCACAACGCAATGGTCTATTCTCAGATCCAGAACATAGCCAGCACCGCAACATACTCACAACGCAATGGTCTATTCTCAAATCCAGGACATAGTCTACTCTGCACCTCAAATACTCACTAGTCCACTCCCATAAATCTACAGTGCCAGGTCAAGTCAATATAAGAATTCGGTGTAAATTGTatcaaaatatatttggtaCCTGAATCTAATCTGGTGCCAAAGTCtttcaaatgtaaaaacaaaagCAGGACTACACACAATGCCTCATTCAAGCAACAAAAGCTTTTGTTggtctcttcttcttttttcacAAAGGTCAGCGTGATTACACTTCCGATTGGCTCAAATTGCTGCCAATTTGCTACCAATTTGAGCCAATCCAAAACAAATGCTAGCCCTGCCGTTAGCAGTGCCTGGAATCCCTGATGAGGGACCCcgctgcctgcccccccccccaagccataTTCACCCCTCTTGTTCAAAATTGACATATTTAGACATCACTCAAACGTCATTCTACAGCTGAGTGTAACTGGTTAGAAATGCCACAGCCATCCCTCATCTCTTCTGAAGTTGCCTCATTCGAAAGCAACTGCCTCTGCATGAGGCCACTGATTGGTCGAGGCCCTCGACCAATCAGGGCAGATCTTGATTGGTTTGGTAGTGGAATTAGTTGGGGTATCCCCCACACTGACTACGTTAAGCACTTAAGGTGTCTTGAAAAGCGCTTCATCAGAGCAAGTACATACCAGCACTCCAAGAACAAATGACccgtctgcctgtctccctTCTAAACCCTCTGTGGCGTCATTTGCAtacaatttacatttacattcagggcatttggcagacgcttttatctaaagcgactaACAACAACcaaatttgtcagaagaaagaggaaggaCAATGTATCGCTGTCAGTAAAGCtcggggtcggcttagctcaggaggtagagcagttgtagGTTTCTAGTTCGATCCCCTCTAGTTCGAGTGTTAATGtgaccctgagcaagacacttaaccctaacttctcctgacgagctggctgtcgccttgcatggttgactctgccgtcggcttgtcaatgtgtgtattaaccgatgtaagttgctttggatagaagtgtccgctaaatgccctaataattaattaaaagtACAGTATggttgttcatagaaccaaggacCTTGTTGGTGAAgtgccccaccctcccctccgcccGCAGGGTCTGCTGGCCGCCCAGAAGGACTCCCAGGTGAAGGTGATGGAGGGCAAGCTGAAGCAGACGGAGATCAACAGCTCCACCCAGAACCAGCTGCTCTTCCACATGCTGAAGGAGAAGGCGGAGCTCAACCCCGAGCTGGACGCGCTGCTGGGGAGCGCCATGCAAGGTACGGCGCGCGCGGCGCATGCTAACTGTACTCACGCTTAAAGGCTTACGGATCCATTACGTCCTTACGGAACCTCCTTGTgtcgagggctgtgattggtccgcttacgtgtcgagggctgtgattggtccgcttacgtAAACCCAACGTAAACCCGAAGCCGAACCAAAAAGGTTAAAGTCTGCGTCTTTgattgcgttgcgtcaacgagGAACCATAATTAAGCCTTAACGGTACACAGTGACGTTGCCTAGTTAAAAGTAACAATCCAAGAAACGTGATATTGTTTTATAACCACGGGGCACGGGGGTGTGAACGGGTTTGAGGGATCTGTTTACATTTCTTATTTCATTCATTCctctttgttgtgttttcttgtcTCTGTCGTGGTTGTTCAGAGTTAGGTTACCTGTCCTCTGGTGAGTAATGGAATCAGGGGAGCTAGGCAGACGCACAATGCAGGATCTCtgataaaaataaaccaaataaaCAGTTTACGTAATTTAACCTAATCTGCAGATGAGTTCAATGTTAGCTAAATTAGGTTAGCATTCTAAATGTTATTATGCTAATAAGGCTGATGTAGTTAGCTAACTTTACGTAGAAAATTAGCCTTATGTTAGCCAACCTCATTTAGCATCTTAGCCTTATGTTAGCCAGACTTATGTAGCACGTTAGCCTTATGCTAGCCAACCTTATGTAGCAGGTTAGCAAGCCTTATGTAACTTTGTGTCTGCCATTCTTGTGTAGCGTAGCTCATTCGCAAAACAAaattgtgaatgtgtttgcAAACAAGTGTTTGCAAACGGGTGAATTTTCCAAGTCATTCTAATTATATCTAAGGCTAGAGTCCTGCAGCGTGCCTCGCTAGCTCTGAATGCTAACCAAGTGGGCGTATCACACCCATGGCCTGCATGAGGTGCTAACTGTTGAAGTCCCTGTTGTTTTGCCTGAAATCTCCCGTCTGTTGTTGAACTAAAAACTCATCGTCCACCAGAAAATACACTAGAACCAAAGAACACATTAAGTACCAACACCACTAAAACACACTGGAACCAAAGCCCACATTCAGTACCAAGACACCCAGAACACATATGCTAACCAAAGCACACATTCAGTAACAACACCACTAGAACACACTAGAACCAAAGCTCACGTTAAGTACCAATTCCCCTAGAACACACACTAGAACCAAAGCACACATTAATTACCAACACCACTAGAACCAAATCAGACATTATGTACCGAAACCTTTAGAAACTGGATCACACACTGGAATCAGACGAGAACACACACAGtcgctcactcagtcactcagtcattCAGTCAATCAGTCACTCGCTCATTCGCTCGCTGACTTACTCACTCACATGCACCAATACTAGAGCACACACACTGGTCTGTACACAATAACACGCACTCTGGTCTCTACACGAtaacacacactccccctccctcactcaggTATTCTACTGACTGTCTTTAAGTAAAACATCTTACCTTGCCTTGACCCTTACCCTCTGACCCTTGAACCTTGACCCCTGCTGATtaatcacaacccccccccccatcccccatgACTGCTGCCTGAAGCCAACAACTGTTCCACAATTAATTATGTTGATGATGtttaaaaaacacactcatattcatgtgtgtgtgtgtgtgtgtgtgtgtgtgtgtgtgtgtgtgtgtgtgtgtgtgtgtgtgtgtgtgtgtgtgtgtgtgtgtgtgtgtgtgtgtgtgtgtgtgtgtgtgtgtgtgggtatgtgtgtgttcagaacaAGGAGAGGACAGCAGTAGTGATGAGTCGAGTCCCAGTCCAACCGCAGGCAGCAGGTATGAAATATGACATCTGATTTGAAGTTCTTACTTAATTTATCTAAAACCATTTTGTGTCCTCTGGGATGGAGCACCACCTCATCATGTGTTCCTGTAAGGGTTCGGGTGGGAGCCCTGTGTGCCCACTAGCATGAACAGGAATCAAATCACACTCAATACAGCACTAGAAACAATACTatgtatttgtattaatattattgaAAAATTACCTCTATGAAATGTGTAAAATCCCCCTGAAATGCACCcaatatttacaatatattGTGAACCTCTTTACTTATATATAATATCTGTAAGCGGTACAGATTTGTTTCGCAGAAATCTCCTCTACAGGCCTGAAGCTCTGGGGTATGAGGTATTATCCGTGTATGATAGATGGGATGATGCAGTGTGATTCATGTGTTTCCTTTGGTTAGCACGCTGGCTCCAGACCTGATGAAGTTATGTGGAGAAGGGAGACAGAGGAATAAGGTACGGCTCATCGTATCGCTACACTATTCAACTCAACTTTATTGATGCTGCACCTTTCATACGCAAGGCACACTCAGTGGGCTTCACATAACGACATGACATACAATAACACagaacagaaagaaaaaaatgcctaaaaaaaattaaacaattgAATTTCAATAAAATAACTGTAACTGTTACTTAAGCAAAATAGCTAATTTAAGATCCTAACCCACATCATTTGCCATACTTTTTGTTTGGTCCAttgacctgtcaatcaacctGCCTGTCGACCAATCCCGTGCTCTTCCCCAGGCTCGGAGGCGGACCACCACCCAGATGGAGCTGCTGTACGCGGGCAGCGAGGATCAAGCCTGTGACCCGCTCCCGGAGGACCCGGCGGCGCTGCCCGTCTCCCCCCCGCTGCCTGCCGACGTGCACGCTCCCACCACAGTGCACGTGAGCGAGCGCGAGAGCACAGCCGCCGCTCCGTCCACGCTCCGGACGCCTGGCCGGTAGGTTCCCCCCCGTGAGGACGTTGAGGACCAACAGGTCTGACCCAgaggtctggaggtctggacTCACAGCCTCCTCGTTCCCCCTCTGAGGACGTTAGGACCACAGGTCTGACCCAGAGGTCTGGAGGGTTGGACTCACAGCCTCCTCGTTCCCCAGGCACATAAGCCACACTTCACTATTCACATTTACcctcttttttatttgttggtTCAATGTGTTTATGGATATTTATATATCCTTCTTAAGCATTATCATTGTTATGAGTAGCTTTGTATCTGTTTATTTTAATCCCTGAAAATAtcgatttttattatttgcaccAAAATAGATTGTTTGTGAATTCGGAATCTGCATTTGTTCACAGCCTTAAATTCATGAGGCTGGATTACCTTCTTAAATGGTTCTTTAACCAGTTGATGATTTTGGCCCATAGCCATGTTGTCTACTCAGTGTTTCTTGGACATTACTAACGTATTGGTGGTACTCCTACTGAATTTAGAAAAGAGAAAGTTTGAGACTTATTATTGGTACCTGAGGACTTGGTAAGGCACAGACTGATTAAGCAAACGTACACAAAGCTGGTGTCACTCAGTCCAGGAAAACATCTCACTTTAACTTTACTTTGAGAAGCTTGTGTAAGGATGAGCTAATGTCTTTTTATAGCCGGCAGTTACGGTTAAAGTCACTGTTTCGTTGCcacagaaactaacatccagagtatgtatgtttttatttttaggaaTCGTACAGCCTCATCAAGTGTGAGTGCTTCATAGATTAGTTTCGTAAACACCTAAAGCATTTTAAAGCATGTTATGATGAACGGATGATCCTGTTTTATGGTCGGAACCAAATTATTTGGTTCGGTAGGGCTTACATGCTATGTTAGCTAAGCTCTCGGGCAGCACCATGTTACGTCACGTTTGAGGCCAGCGCACCCTGGTGTTGACGGTCAGTATTGGTGCTACGTAAGGTTGGCAAACATGCGATGTAGGTTTGGCCAAAATAAAGCTAACATGCTACGTAAGTCTGGCTGACATACAGCTAACATGCTACCTAAGTCTGGCCAACATGCAGCTAACATGTTGCGTAAGTCTGGCTTACATACAGCTAACATGCTACCTAAGTCTGGCCAACATACAGCTAACATGCTACCTAAGTCTGGCCTACATACAGCTAACATGCTACCTAAGTCTGGCCTACATACAGCTAACATGCTACGTAACTGTGCATCTGTTTTCAGGCCAGGTGCCAGGTCTCCTATGGGTGCTGAGAAGAAGTCGATAGAGCGATCGCCGCTCAGCCACAGACGGTTCTTCGAGAGAGGACAGACTCCCGGCCATCCATCCCCACACtcacccacccccagccccgcacaccctcacacagccagcccctctcccacacccacgcacacggcTAGCGCAGCCGAGCTAAAGACCAAAATCTCAGATTACAAAGCACAGTAAGTCGAACCAGCGCGACCACAACTTTACATTTTGCAACTCAGATATATGTAGATTATTTTCGAAAATGAGCTCGTTTAGCAGTTTTGCGTTTTGTGGAGTTATGAACTCATCTGTGACCTCCGATCGCTGacctgtttttattttgtgtttcagGTCAGAACAGACGATGTCCATGTCGGAGGGCCACAGGTGAATATTATTCTCTGTGATCCTAACACAACCCTCAACCTGCTCCCAGCGACTTTAGTAGAACAGGAAGAGGTCTAGACACAGTTAGCATTCGCATGACATGTCCCAGTTTTTAGCGTTGTTTATTTATCAGTTATTTAAAGTGAAGTTACTGCTGAGACAAATGGTTTGAGTAGATAGACGGATTGATGGATCGGTGGATGGCTGTTTGTTTTAACCCCAAAGGGGAGTTGGAACAGAAGCACACATTCTGAAACAGAATATCAACATTAAGAGTGGGAATAAAGTTGCGACCAGAAtcaaaataaagttaaataaataaaatatataatttttacaTAGTTTATCTAGTTTGTATAGTTGCTTTCCTCTGTTGggtcataatgtgtgtgtgtgtgtgtgtgtgtgtgtgtgtgtgtgtgtgtgtgtatgtgtgtgtgtgtgtgtgtgtgtgtgtgtgtgtgtgtgtgtgtgtctgtgcatgtgtttgtatgtgtgtgtgtgtgtgtgtgtgtgtgtgtgtgtgtgtgtgtgtgtgtgtgtgtgtgtgtgtgtgtgtgtgtgtgtgtgtgtgtgtgtgtgtgtgtgtgtgtgtgtgtctgtttgtgtatgtgttttaaaGTTATTTATACATGATTGTTCAAACAGTTTCCTCTGCGTCTTGTGTTTCTTCCTTGCAGGGGTGAGATCAAATCGGTGTCCCCCCCTAAGTCCAGTAAGGGCCCCagttggctgcagtgcgtgtaCGTGGCCGAGGGCCACACCAAGCCGGTCCTCTGTGTGGACGCCACGGACGACCTGCTCTTCACCGGCTCCAAAGGTACCAAACACACTCCTAGCTTGATGCACTGTCTGTTGATACACTGGCTGTTCTAACACTGGCTGTTGCTACACTGTCTGTTGCTAAACTGTCTGTTGATACACTGTCTGTTGATACACTGGCTGTTGATACACTAtctctgcgtttgtgtgtgtgtgtgtgtgtgtgtgtgtgtgtgtgtgtgtgtgtgtgtgtgtgtgtgtgtgtgtgtgtgtgtgtgtgtgtgtgtgtgtgtgtgtgtgtgtgtgtgtgtgtgtgtagaccgtACCTGCAAGGTGTGGAACCTGGTGACCGGTCAGGAGATCATGTCTCTAGGAGATCATCCCAGCAGCGTGGTGTCAgtcaggtacctgtctgtctgactctgggtctatctctctgtctctgggtctATCTGGTTCACCTGTCTTTGTCTGGCACTGTTCAACTGTCTCTCTTTGCATCTCTGTCTcactacctgtctctctctctatgcataTCTGTCTcactacctgtctctctctctctctgtatctctgtctcactacctgtctctctctctgcatatcCATCTCATTACCTGCCCTCTCTTTTCAGGTATACCTCTAGTCTGGTCTTCACTGTCTCCACCTCCTACATCAAGGTCTGGGACATCAGGGACTCTGCCAAGTGTATCCAGACTCTGACGTGAGTtcagagagtttgtgtgtgtgtgtgtgtgtgtgtgtgtgtgtgtactatgcaGCAacagtaaggtgtgtgtgtatgtactacGCAGTAgcagtaaggtgtgtgtgtgtgtttgtgtgtgtgtgtactatgcaGCAacagtaaggtgtgtgtgtgtatgtactacGCAGTAgcagtaaggtgtgtgtgtgtttgtgtgtgtgtgtactatgcaGCAtcagtaaggtgtgtgtgtatgtactacGCAGTAACAGtaaggtgtgtgggtgtgagtgttaGGGTTGGGCAAAATGATGATTTTCCGGGAATCCCggagttctttcagttcagttcactttaacgattcgtttgtttgatttttttgtttgttcttgaattgacgtagaatggagcaaagactcctgggattgggaaatgcgtttatcaaataaacagatggagggcAAGTCTATTTttggaaatgtagggggatatatgagtggccccacgtcgaatggcatgaccctaaagacacgtcagacagagaaagtgcgcaaattcgacggtaccaccttgtcatttgtttaccaaggtggcatggcaacaccattgctacctctcattggctgaatctttgagaacgttgtagactcaatcaatataagatcgcggggagacaaagctctgtttgtttgtatattttattaacgaatcggtcgcgaccgacccatccctagtgtgtgtgtgtgctatgcagtaacagtaaggtgtgtgtgtgtgtgtgtactacgcAGTAacagtaaggtgtgtgtgtgtgtgtgtgtgtgtgtccaggtcgTCGGGCCAGGTGAGCTCGGGGGACGGGGGCGCGGCCC
It encodes:
- the LOC130372856 gene encoding kinesin-like protein KIF21A, with product MAGGQDDSSVRVALRRPLLGYGSQRRLRTGGTVEDSGLLLDALQMTSEPHQVKQLEAHKRQQQLILRRKNEEVTALRRQVRPSSGKVGRKVSLPEPLPDPAQRPPTGGRLPGPAPAPANGARKSPVQTGSAPTKRAARGKWQSLERRISDIIMQRMTLSNMEADMNRLLKKREELTRRSERVSRKREKMVVDGADADRSLPSLQEELESLAANIDYINDSIADCQANIMQIEEAKEEGDTLDVTTVISSCSLSEARLLLDHLISMSINKGLLAAQKDSQVKVMEGKLKQTEINSSTQNQLLFHMLKEKAELNPELDALLGSAMQEQGEDSSSDESSPSPTAGSSTLAPDLMKLCGEGRQRNKARRRTTTQMELLYAGSEDQACDPLPEDPAALPVSPPLPADVHAPTTVHVSERESTAAAPSTLRTPGRPGARSPMGAEKKSIERSPLSHRRFFERGQTPGHPSPHSPTPSPAHPHTASPSPTPTHTASAAELKTKISDYKAQSEQTMSMSEGHRGEIKSVSPPKSSKGPSWLQCVYVAEGHTKPVLCVDATDDLLFTGSKDRTCKVWNLVTGQEIMSLGDHPSSVVSVRYTSSLVFTVSTSYIKVWDIRDSAKCIQTLTSSGQVSSGDGGAALRTAGIPPGENQISQVALNPAATFLYAAAGNAVRMWDLRKFVSTGKLTGHLGPVGCLTVEQLGPGQDLVLTGSKDHHIKIFEVAEGAQGSITSCMTFEPKHQDSVEALVVHGDTFYSSSRDLSIKRWDLSSKQQLQQCVSSPGDWASALSLVPGSPVVVGGCRGGLLRLWHAETLTPLGDLQGHDFPINSMTTNSSQLFTASDDRTVKVWQATGHLEGGLH